Proteins from one Streptosporangium becharense genomic window:
- a CDS encoding LacI family DNA-binding transcriptional regulator, which produces MSGVSIREVARAAGVSPGTVSNVLNRPERVAPVTRERVRRVIHELGFVRHGSASTLRAGHSRTIGLSLMDIGNPFFTDVAAGAEDVASELGYAVILGNSGGSPAKEEHNLRVFAEHRVRGVLITPSDGDPRRLDGLREHGISVVLVDHPAHRPDLCSVTVDDVAGGRLAAGHLLDRGARRICHVTGPLTIRQCRDRRKGAWRAMAAAGLDPETALETVQAPAMTARAGQEAAERLVASGRLPEAVFCANDMLALGVLRGLHQAGIGVPRDVALIGYDDIDFAVASAVSLSSIRQPTYELGRIATELLLDECGNPGEHAHRQIMFQPELVARESTG; this is translated from the coding sequence TTGAGCGGCGTCAGCATCAGGGAGGTCGCTCGTGCCGCCGGCGTGTCCCCGGGCACGGTGTCCAACGTGCTCAACCGGCCGGAGCGGGTCGCTCCCGTGACCCGGGAGCGCGTCAGGCGCGTGATCCACGAGCTGGGCTTCGTCCGGCACGGCTCGGCCTCGACGCTGCGCGCCGGGCACAGCCGCACCATCGGCCTGTCGCTGATGGACATCGGCAACCCGTTCTTCACCGACGTGGCCGCCGGGGCGGAGGACGTCGCCAGCGAGCTCGGCTACGCGGTGATCCTCGGCAACTCGGGCGGCTCCCCGGCCAAGGAGGAGCACAACCTGCGTGTGTTCGCCGAACACCGGGTACGCGGCGTGCTCATCACACCCTCGGACGGCGACCCGCGGCGGCTCGACGGGCTGCGCGAGCACGGCATCAGCGTGGTGCTCGTCGACCACCCGGCGCACCGGCCCGACCTGTGCTCGGTGACCGTCGACGACGTGGCGGGCGGCCGGCTGGCCGCCGGTCACCTGCTCGACCGCGGCGCCCGGCGGATCTGCCACGTGACCGGCCCGCTGACCATCCGGCAGTGCCGCGACCGCAGGAAAGGCGCGTGGCGGGCCATGGCCGCCGCGGGCCTCGATCCGGAGACCGCGCTGGAGACCGTGCAGGCGCCCGCGATGACCGCCCGAGCCGGCCAGGAGGCGGCCGAACGGCTGGTCGCCTCCGGGCGGCTGCCCGAGGCGGTCTTCTGCGCCAACGACATGCTCGCCCTCGGCGTGCTGCGCGGCCTGCACCAGGCCGGGATCGGCGTGCCCCGCGACGTGGCCCTGATCGGCTACGACGACATCGACTTCGCGGTGGCCTCGGCGGTGTCACTCAGCTCGATCCGGCAGCCGACCTACGAACTCGGGCGGATCGCCACCGAGCTGCTGCTGGACGAGTGCGGCAACCCCGGCGAGCACGCCCACCGGCAGATCATGTTCCAGCCCGAGCTGGTCGCCCGCGAGTCCACCGGCTGA
- a CDS encoding rhamnulokinase, producing the protein MSVYAAVDLGASSGRVMTARIDGERIDLTEVHRFANRPVRVGGTLHWDILALYRGVLDGLREAGPVDSIGIDSWAVDYGLLDGAGRLVGNPVHYRDGRTEGVMERAVAELGADTLYQVGGLQFLPFNTVYQLLAEPSLDRAETLLMIPDLLTHWLTGSVGAEVTNASTTGLYDVRTGDWARGLAGRLGLPAGILPGLRHPGSPAGTLLADVAAETGLPASTPVTAVASHDTASAVVAVPASTGKFAYISSGTWSLVGLELPGPVLTEESRLANFTNEGGLDGTIRYLRNVMGLWILQECMRAWGETDVAGMLDAAAQVPPFETVIDPDDPAFLPPGDMPARIAAYCERTGQRPPRDRARTVRCVLESLALAYRRTLRDAVRLSGQDVEVVHVVGGGARNELLCRMTADATGLPVVAGPVEAAALGNALVQARAQGVVSDIRALVRQSEQPVTYLPEGGQEPWARAQERLAPR; encoded by the coding sequence ATGAGTGTTTACGCGGCGGTCGACCTGGGAGCGTCCAGCGGCCGGGTGATGACGGCGCGGATCGACGGTGAGCGGATCGACCTGACCGAGGTGCACCGCTTCGCCAACCGTCCGGTCCGGGTCGGCGGCACCCTGCACTGGGACATCCTCGCCCTGTACCGGGGGGTGCTCGACGGGCTGCGCGAGGCGGGACCGGTCGACTCGATCGGCATCGACTCCTGGGCGGTCGACTACGGCCTGCTCGACGGCGCGGGGCGGCTCGTCGGCAACCCGGTGCACTACCGCGACGGGCGGACCGAGGGGGTCATGGAGCGGGCCGTCGCCGAACTGGGGGCCGACACGCTCTACCAGGTCGGCGGGCTGCAGTTCCTGCCGTTCAACACCGTCTACCAGCTCCTCGCCGAACCGAGCCTCGACCGGGCCGAGACGCTGCTGATGATCCCGGACCTGCTGACCCACTGGCTGACCGGTTCCGTCGGCGCCGAGGTCACCAACGCCTCCACCACCGGCCTCTACGACGTGCGGACCGGCGACTGGGCCCGGGGCCTGGCCGGGCGGCTGGGCCTGCCGGCCGGGATCCTGCCCGGTCTGCGGCACCCCGGCTCGCCCGCCGGGACGCTCCTGGCCGACGTCGCCGCGGAGACCGGGCTGCCCGCTTCCACCCCGGTCACCGCGGTCGCCTCGCACGACACCGCCTCCGCGGTGGTGGCCGTGCCCGCGAGCACCGGGAAGTTCGCCTACATCTCCTCCGGCACCTGGTCCCTCGTCGGGCTCGAACTCCCCGGGCCCGTCCTGACCGAGGAGAGCCGCCTGGCCAACTTCACCAACGAGGGCGGCCTCGACGGCACCATCCGTTACCTGCGCAACGTGATGGGCCTGTGGATCCTGCAGGAGTGCATGCGCGCCTGGGGCGAGACCGACGTGGCGGGAATGCTCGACGCCGCCGCCCAGGTCCCGCCGTTCGAGACGGTGATCGACCCCGACGACCCGGCCTTCCTGCCGCCCGGTGACATGCCGGCCCGGATCGCCGCGTACTGCGAGCGCACCGGCCAGCGGCCCCCGCGGGACCGGGCACGGACCGTACGGTGCGTGCTGGAGAGCCTGGCGCTGGCCTACCGGCGCACGCTGCGCGACGCGGTGCGCCTCAGCGGCCAGGACGTGGAGGTCGTGCACGTGGTGGGCGGCGGGGCCCGCAACGAGCTGCTGTGCCGGATGACCGCCGACGCCACCGGCCTGCCGGTGGTCGCCGGGCCGGTGGAGGCGGCCGCCCTCGGCAACGCGCTCGTCCAGGCCCGCGCGCAGGGCGTGGTCTCCGACATCCGTGCCCTGGTACGGCAGAGCGAGCAGCCCGTCACCTACCTGCCCGAGGGCGGCCAGGAACCGTGGGCCCGCGCGCAGGAGCGGCTGGCCCCCCGCTGA
- a CDS encoding GNAT family N-acetyltransferase: MEPISTDRLVLRRWRPDDLEPFAAMNADPEVMEYFPAPLTRSESDALVDQFEADFDRYGYSRWALEVRATGEFAGFTGLAWKTFEAPFTPALEVGWRLARSAWGHGYATEAARAALDHGFGPAGQEEIISMTAVGNLRSRAVMERLGMTRDPADDFDHPQVAEGSPLRRHVLYRLRRPAAGR; this comes from the coding sequence GTGGAACCCATATCGACCGACCGGCTCGTCCTGCGCAGATGGCGGCCGGACGACCTGGAGCCCTTCGCGGCCATGAACGCCGACCCCGAGGTCATGGAGTACTTCCCCGCGCCGCTCACCCGGAGCGAGTCCGACGCGCTGGTCGACCAGTTCGAGGCCGACTTCGACCGGTACGGCTACAGCCGGTGGGCGCTGGAGGTGCGGGCGACAGGGGAGTTCGCCGGCTTCACCGGCCTCGCGTGGAAGACCTTCGAGGCGCCCTTCACCCCGGCGCTGGAAGTCGGCTGGCGCCTGGCCCGCTCCGCCTGGGGCCACGGCTACGCGACCGAGGCCGCCCGCGCCGCCCTCGACCACGGCTTCGGCCCCGCCGGGCAGGAGGAGATCATCTCCATGACGGCGGTGGGCAACCTGCGCTCCCGGGCGGTGATGGAACGCCTGGGGATGACCAGAGACCCGGCCGACGACTTCGACCACCCGCAGGTCGCCGAGGGCAGCCCGCTCCGGCGGCACGTGCTCTACCGCCTCCGGCGCCCCGCCGCGGGGCGGTGA
- a CDS encoding lysophospholipid acyltransferase family protein, translated as MLYRLTKIVSAPVLHLLWPTTVTGHEHVPTTGPAIMASNHLSVVDSTFLPLVLRRQVRFVAKAEYFTGNPVTAMWMRATGQIAIDRQSPTAAQDMLDTAARVLRGGELFGIYPEGTRSPDGRLYRGKVGVAWLALATGAPVLPVGMVGTDKVLPIGTSVPRLGRVQVHIGKPMTFTGSETSARDRRRVTDEIMAAIRDLSGQEYVSSYAPSRTQDK; from the coding sequence GTGCTCTATCGCCTGACCAAGATCGTCAGCGCCCCGGTCCTGCACCTGCTCTGGCCGACCACGGTCACCGGGCACGAGCACGTCCCGACGACGGGTCCGGCCATCATGGCCTCCAACCACCTGTCGGTGGTCGACTCCACCTTCCTGCCGCTGGTGCTCCGGCGCCAGGTCCGTTTCGTCGCCAAGGCCGAGTACTTCACCGGCAATCCCGTCACCGCGATGTGGATGCGGGCCACCGGGCAGATCGCCATCGACCGGCAGAGCCCCACCGCCGCCCAGGACATGCTCGACACCGCCGCGCGGGTGCTGCGCGGCGGTGAGTTGTTCGGCATCTACCCCGAGGGCACCCGCTCCCCCGACGGCCGCCTGTACCGGGGAAAGGTCGGCGTCGCCTGGCTGGCCCTGGCCACCGGCGCGCCGGTGCTGCCGGTGGGGATGGTCGGCACCGACAAGGTGCTGCCGATCGGCACCTCGGTGCCCCGGCTGGGCCGGGTGCAGGTCCACATCGGCAAGCCGATGACCTTCACCGGCTCCGAGACCAGCGCGCGCGACCGGCGCCGGGTGACCGACGAGATCATGGCGGCGATCCGGGACCTGTCCGGGCAGGAGTACGTGAGCAGCTACGCCCCCAGCCGCACCCAGGACAAATGA
- a CDS encoding penicillin-binding transpeptidase domain-containing protein: protein MPRGRTIAVGTAAAVLVAGAAGGGAWWYLHTRGTPQETAQRFVQAWQRGDLAAMRAELGTPDPAFAATYDGMRKALAVESTRVRLDGVRETGDGTGRASYTATLKLKDVGEWSYSGSVDLSVVDRHWRVRWSPAAVHPDLTGGTSFALKTEWPKRAGITAADGERIDGGDVGGSVQQIAGYVDKATKKEAEKLGPSYRAGDTIGKSGLQAAFQGRLAGIPTTRIQLVGPDKKIVKTVGEIEGADGEELRTTLELKVQRAGVSAIRDLKKAAALVAIRPSTGEILAVVNNRGGFDRALNGNYPPGSTLKAVTAVGLLVEGMSPDDRVTCPKNVTVGGLPIRNSDHAAYGEVSFSDSFAHSCNTTFAPLAERRLGADKLLRTAELFGFNQPLDIGVPAAEGSFPRAQSDAELAAESFGQGRVTASPLVMASVAAALADGTWRPPTLVTSIKQKAEPKPLPEGVTPQIHRMMSAVVTRGTAKKANLPPGTRGKTGTAEFGPQDDLKTHAWFMGFRDDVAFAVIVEEGSGGGAVAAPVAADFLRALG from the coding sequence GTGCCGCGAGGCAGAACGATCGCAGTCGGGACGGCGGCCGCGGTGCTGGTGGCGGGGGCCGCCGGTGGAGGCGCGTGGTGGTACCTGCACACCAGGGGCACCCCGCAGGAGACGGCCCAGCGGTTCGTCCAGGCGTGGCAACGCGGCGACCTGGCCGCCATGCGCGCCGAGCTGGGCACGCCCGATCCGGCGTTCGCCGCGACGTACGACGGCATGCGCAAGGCCTTGGCGGTCGAGAGCACCCGCGTCCGGCTCGACGGGGTGCGCGAGACCGGTGACGGCACCGGACGGGCCTCGTACACCGCCACGCTGAAGCTCAAGGACGTCGGCGAGTGGAGTTACTCCGGCTCCGTCGACCTGTCGGTCGTCGACCGGCACTGGCGCGTCAGGTGGTCGCCCGCCGCCGTCCATCCCGACCTGACCGGCGGCACGTCGTTCGCGTTGAAGACCGAGTGGCCGAAGCGGGCCGGGATCACCGCGGCGGACGGCGAGCGCATCGACGGCGGTGACGTGGGCGGCTCGGTGCAGCAGATCGCCGGCTATGTGGACAAGGCCACGAAGAAGGAGGCCGAGAAGCTCGGCCCGTCCTACCGGGCCGGTGACACGATCGGGAAGAGCGGGCTCCAGGCCGCCTTCCAGGGGCGTCTGGCCGGCATCCCCACCACCCGGATCCAGCTGGTCGGCCCGGACAAGAAGATCGTCAAGACCGTCGGCGAGATCGAGGGCGCCGACGGCGAGGAACTGCGGACCACCCTGGAGCTGAAGGTCCAGCGAGCCGGTGTCTCGGCGATCCGCGACCTGAAGAAGGCCGCCGCGCTGGTGGCGATCCGCCCCTCGACCGGCGAGATCCTCGCGGTGGTCAACAACCGGGGCGGTTTCGACCGGGCATTGAACGGCAACTACCCGCCCGGCTCGACCCTGAAGGCGGTCACCGCCGTGGGACTGCTCGTGGAGGGCATGTCCCCCGACGACCGGGTCACCTGCCCCAAGAACGTCACGGTCGGCGGCCTGCCCATCCGCAACTCCGACCACGCCGCCTACGGGGAGGTGTCGTTCTCCGACTCCTTCGCCCACTCCTGCAACACCACCTTCGCCCCGCTCGCCGAGCGGCGGCTGGGGGCCGACAAGCTGCTGCGCACCGCCGAGCTGTTCGGCTTCAACCAGCCGCTCGACATCGGCGTCCCGGCCGCCGAAGGCAGTTTCCCCCGGGCGCAGAGCGACGCGGAACTGGCCGCGGAGTCGTTCGGCCAGGGCCGGGTCACCGCCAGCCCGCTGGTGATGGCCTCGGTCGCCGCCGCCCTCGCCGACGGCACCTGGCGCCCGCCGACGCTGGTCACCTCGATCAAGCAGAAGGCGGAGCCGAAACCGCTCCCCGAGGGCGTCACGCCGCAGATCCACCGGATGATGTCCGCGGTGGTCACCAGGGGCACGGCCAAGAAGGCGAACCTGCCGCCGGGCACCCGGGGCAAGACCGGCACCGCCGAGTTCGGCCCACAGGACGACCTGAAGACCCACGCGTGGTTCATGGGTTTCCGTGACGACGTGGCCTTCGCGGTGATCGTCGAGGAGGGTTCCGGCGGCGGCGCGGTCGCCGCCCCGGTGGCCGCCGACTTCCTCCGTGCCCTCGGATGA
- a CDS encoding DUF3040 domain-containing protein translates to MAWSQDEERMLLQIERHLIDEDPRLAARLESFNERVRRTENGRRRRADRRPPVRGRAMGALRRSTVIIVFSWLLIAVLIATLFVLVLRHETVAALPF, encoded by the coding sequence ATGGCCTGGTCGCAGGACGAGGAGCGGATGCTGCTCCAGATCGAGCGCCACCTCATCGATGAGGATCCGCGACTCGCCGCGCGGCTGGAGTCGTTCAACGAGCGCGTCCGGCGCACGGAGAACGGCCGCCGCAGGCGTGCGGACAGAAGGCCGCCCGTCAGGGGCAGGGCCATGGGAGCCCTCCGCCGCTCGACGGTCATCATCGTGTTCAGCTGGCTGCTGATCGCGGTGTTGATCGCCACGCTCTTCGTGCTGGTCCTGCGGCACGAGACGGTGGCGGCGCTCCCGTTCTGA
- a CDS encoding S41 family peptidase — MPAYLRFPTILDDEVVFAAEDDLWMVPAGGGRAFRLTAGVAEAGYPRFSPRGDLIAFVGGEEGPEEVYVMPADGGAARRVTYHGARSVVAGWDPAGAIVYASDEGQPFTGQKWLHRVEPDGVPERLPYGPANSVSYGPRIVLGRNTADPARWKRYRGGTVGDLWIQDRDGERFQRLISLPGNLASPCWAGERIHFISDHEGVGNVYSCTADGGDLRRHSDHADFYARNLSGDGRRLVYHAGAALYLVEDGESHRIDVRLRSSRTQRNRRFAPAEEFLDGATLSPDGSALAVTTHGKAFSFAAWEGPVRQHGAPYGVRYRMLTWLNDGERLVAAASDDGDREVLVILTADGSTEPVRLDHLDTGRVTALEVSPVADLIAVANHRNELILVDLRADAPAGEDGREGGPTAARGTVADVSGFGAIEDLAWSPDGRWLAYACPVTAQTTAVKLCRAETGETFPATRPVLWDGRPAFDPAGDYLYFIGRRVFNPVYDELQFDLGFPLGSRPYAVALRADVRSPFVPLPRPLKGDEDDEDDEDTGGGEDGEDGGPREVVVDPDGICDRIVAFPVPEGRYDGIAGIKGKAVYLSFPVEGGLGDDYADSSDGTLHVYDFAKQKQETLVGDVSEFRLGRDGTTLLYQADRRLRVIKAGEEPEDDDAPGRASGWVDLSRVKVSIRPEAEWRQMFREAWRLQREHFWTEDMAGIDWEGVYRRYLPLVDRVTTRGEFSDLLWELLGELGTSHAYESGGAYRPRPDYRQGKLGVDWAYEDGVYRIARIVGGDRWDPEATSPLNRLGVDVRPGDAVLAVNGQPVGRDASPDERLVNQADQEVELTLMRGDVRRTVIVGAVGDEQPARYRDWVEANRARCHERSGGRIGYLHVPDMGPEGYAEFHRGFLTEYDREALVVDVRFNGGGHVSALLLQKLSRRRLGYDFPRWGVPEPYPDESPRGPMVAITNEWAGSDGDIFSHTFKLLGLGPLIGKRTWGGVIGVWPRHRLADGTVTTQPEFSFAFDDVGWRVENYGTDPDIEVDITPQDYAKGVDTQLERAIEVALERLDTHPPHTPNPAARPRLTVPRLPPRGGRAPAL; from the coding sequence ATGCCCGCCTATCTGCGATTCCCGACGATCCTCGACGACGAGGTCGTCTTCGCCGCCGAGGACGACCTGTGGATGGTCCCCGCCGGCGGCGGGCGGGCCTTCCGGCTGACCGCCGGCGTGGCGGAGGCCGGGTACCCGCGTTTCTCCCCACGCGGCGACCTGATCGCCTTCGTCGGCGGCGAGGAGGGCCCGGAGGAGGTCTACGTGATGCCCGCCGACGGCGGCGCGGCCCGGCGGGTCACCTACCACGGGGCTCGTTCCGTCGTCGCCGGCTGGGACCCTGCCGGCGCGATCGTCTACGCCAGTGACGAGGGGCAGCCCTTCACCGGCCAGAAATGGCTGCACCGGGTCGAACCGGACGGCGTACCCGAACGCCTGCCGTACGGCCCGGCCAACTCCGTCTCCTACGGCCCCAGGATCGTGCTGGGCCGCAACACCGCCGACCCCGCGCGGTGGAAGCGCTACCGGGGCGGCACCGTGGGCGACCTGTGGATCCAGGACCGGGACGGCGAGCGGTTCCAGCGGCTGATCTCCCTGCCCGGCAACCTGGCCTCGCCCTGCTGGGCCGGGGAACGGATCCACTTCATCTCCGACCACGAGGGCGTCGGCAACGTCTACTCCTGCACCGCGGACGGCGGCGACCTGCGCAGGCACTCCGACCATGCCGACTTCTACGCCCGCAACCTGTCCGGCGACGGCCGCAGGCTGGTCTACCACGCCGGAGCGGCCCTCTACCTGGTCGAGGACGGCGAGTCACACCGGATCGACGTGCGGCTGCGCAGTTCCCGCACCCAGCGCAACCGCCGCTTCGCCCCCGCCGAGGAGTTCCTCGACGGCGCCACGCTCAGCCCCGACGGCAGCGCTCTGGCCGTCACCACCCACGGCAAGGCGTTCTCCTTCGCCGCCTGGGAGGGGCCCGTACGCCAGCACGGAGCCCCCTACGGCGTGCGGTACCGGATGCTGACCTGGCTCAACGACGGCGAGCGGCTCGTCGCGGCGGCGAGCGACGACGGCGACCGCGAGGTCCTGGTGATCCTCACCGCCGACGGGAGCACCGAACCGGTCCGCCTCGACCACCTCGACACCGGGCGTGTGACCGCGCTGGAGGTCTCCCCGGTGGCCGACCTGATCGCGGTGGCCAACCACCGCAACGAGCTCATCCTGGTCGACCTGCGCGCGGACGCCCCGGCGGGAGAGGACGGGCGGGAGGGCGGGCCCACCGCCGCGCGGGGCACCGTGGCCGACGTCAGCGGGTTCGGCGCGATCGAGGACCTCGCCTGGTCGCCCGACGGCCGCTGGCTCGCCTACGCCTGCCCCGTCACCGCGCAGACGACGGCGGTCAAGCTGTGCCGGGCCGAGACCGGCGAGACGTTCCCCGCCACCCGGCCGGTGCTGTGGGACGGTCGCCCCGCGTTCGACCCCGCCGGCGACTACCTCTACTTCATCGGCCGCCGTGTGTTCAACCCGGTCTATGACGAGCTCCAGTTCGACCTCGGCTTCCCGCTCGGCTCCCGGCCCTACGCGGTCGCGCTCCGCGCCGACGTCCGCTCGCCCTTCGTCCCCCTGCCCCGGCCGCTCAAGGGCGACGAGGACGACGAGGACGACGAGGACACCGGCGGCGGGGAGGACGGCGAGGACGGCGGCCCGCGCGAGGTGGTCGTCGACCCGGACGGCATCTGCGACCGGATCGTCGCCTTCCCCGTCCCCGAGGGCCGCTACGACGGCATCGCCGGGATCAAGGGCAAGGCCGTCTACCTGTCCTTCCCCGTCGAGGGCGGCCTGGGCGACGACTACGCCGACTCCTCCGACGGCACACTGCACGTCTACGACTTCGCCAAGCAGAAACAGGAGACCCTGGTCGGCGACGTCTCGGAGTTCCGGCTCGGCCGGGACGGGACGACCCTGCTCTACCAGGCCGACCGGCGGCTGCGGGTGATCAAGGCGGGCGAGGAGCCCGAGGACGACGACGCGCCGGGCCGCGCGAGCGGATGGGTGGACCTGTCGCGGGTGAAGGTGTCGATCCGCCCCGAGGCGGAGTGGCGGCAGATGTTCCGGGAGGCGTGGCGGCTCCAGCGGGAGCACTTCTGGACCGAGGACATGGCCGGGATCGACTGGGAGGGCGTCTACCGGCGGTACCTGCCGCTGGTGGACCGGGTGACCACCCGGGGAGAGTTCTCCGACCTGCTGTGGGAGCTGCTCGGCGAGCTCGGCACCTCCCACGCCTACGAGAGCGGCGGCGCCTACCGGCCCCGGCCCGACTACCGGCAGGGCAAGCTCGGCGTCGACTGGGCCTACGAGGACGGCGTCTACCGGATCGCCCGGATCGTCGGCGGCGACCGGTGGGACCCGGAGGCGACCTCCCCGCTCAACCGCCTCGGGGTGGACGTACGGCCGGGTGACGCGGTGCTGGCCGTCAACGGGCAGCCGGTCGGGCGGGACGCGAGCCCGGACGAGCGGCTGGTCAACCAGGCCGACCAGGAGGTCGAGCTCACGCTCATGCGCGGTGACGTCAGGCGGACCGTCATCGTCGGAGCCGTCGGCGACGAGCAGCCGGCCCGCTACCGCGACTGGGTGGAGGCCAACCGGGCCCGCTGCCACGAGCGCAGCGGCGGCCGGATCGGCTACCTGCACGTCCCCGACATGGGACCGGAGGGCTACGCCGAGTTCCACCGCGGCTTCCTGACCGAGTACGACCGCGAGGCGCTGGTGGTCGACGTCCGCTTCAACGGCGGCGGCCACGTCTCGGCACTGCTGCTGCAGAAGCTCTCCCGGCGCCGCCTGGGCTACGACTTCCCCCGGTGGGGCGTGCCCGAGCCCTACCCCGACGAGTCGCCGCGCGGCCCCATGGTGGCGATCACCAACGAGTGGGCGGGCTCCGACGGCGACATCTTCAGCCACACCTTCAAGCTGCTCGGGCTGGGCCCGCTGATCGGCAAACGCACCTGGGGCGGCGTGATCGGCGTCTGGCCCCGGCACCGGCTGGCGGACGGCACGGTCACCACCCAGCCGGAGTTCTCCTTCGCCTTCGACGACGTGGGCTGGCGGGTGGAGAACTACGGCACCGATCCCGACATCGAGGTCGACATCACCCCGCAGGACTACGCCAAGGGCGTCGACACCCAGTTGGAGAGGGCGATCGAGGTCGCCCTGGAGCGGCTGGACACGCATCCGCCCCACACGCCCAACCCGGCCGCGAGGCCCCGGCTCACGGTGCCGCGCCTGCCGCCCCGGGGAGGGAGGGCTCCCGCCCTGTGA
- a CDS encoding helix-turn-helix transcriptional regulator translates to MTVSRVLALLELLQATPGLTGPELAARLEVDERTVRRYAARLSELGLPVEAERGRYGGYRLLPGYRLPPLMLTDDEATAVVLGLLAGRRTGLAVGETATESALAKIQRVLPRSLRERVDAVSEMLGHTTVAARSSAPKAAPLLALAGAARDRITVRLAYRSWRGDDSERDLDPYGIVFHSGRWYVTGLDHASGEVRTFRVDRVASATPTGRGFGEPADFDPVAQVVGSLSAVPYRYEVKVLLDMPLREAAGRIPAVTATLTETAGGVLLAARAERLDGMAQMLAGLGRPFTVITPEELRGEVRALAARLAACAAAVPP, encoded by the coding sequence ATGACCGTCTCCCGGGTGCTCGCCCTGCTGGAGCTGTTGCAGGCGACCCCGGGCCTGACCGGTCCGGAGCTCGCGGCGAGGCTGGAGGTGGACGAGCGCACGGTGCGGCGCTACGCGGCGCGGCTGTCGGAGCTCGGGCTCCCGGTGGAGGCGGAACGGGGTCGTTACGGCGGCTACCGGCTGTTGCCCGGCTACCGGCTGCCGCCGCTCATGCTCACCGACGACGAGGCCACGGCCGTGGTGCTCGGTCTGCTGGCCGGACGCCGGACCGGGCTGGCGGTGGGGGAGACGGCGACCGAGAGCGCGCTGGCCAAGATCCAGCGGGTGCTCCCTCGGTCGCTGCGCGAGCGCGTCGACGCGGTCTCGGAGATGCTGGGCCACACCACCGTCGCGGCCCGGAGCAGTGCCCCGAAGGCGGCGCCGCTCCTGGCCCTCGCCGGTGCCGCCCGGGACCGGATCACGGTCCGGCTGGCCTACCGCTCCTGGCGGGGCGACGACTCCGAGCGGGACCTGGACCCCTACGGGATCGTCTTCCACTCGGGACGCTGGTACGTGACCGGGCTCGACCACGCCAGCGGGGAGGTGCGGACCTTCCGCGTCGACCGGGTGGCGAGTGCGACGCCCACCGGGCGGGGGTTCGGGGAGCCGGCCGATTTCGACCCGGTGGCGCAGGTGGTGGGGTCGCTGTCGGCGGTGCCGTACCGGTACGAGGTGAAGGTCCTGCTGGACATGCCCCTACGGGAGGCGGCGGGGCGGATCCCCGCCGTGACGGCGACGTTGACCGAGACGGCCGGCGGGGTGCTGCTGGCCGCCCGCGCCGAGCGGCTGGACGGGATGGCGCAGATGCTCGCCGGGCTCGGCCGGCCGTTCACGGTGATCACCCCGGAGGAGTTGCGCGGCGAGGTCCGGGCCTTGGCCGCCCGGCTCGCCGCCTGCGCCGCGGCCGTCCCGCCCTGA
- a CDS encoding alpha/beta fold hydrolase: protein MSTYVLVPGFWLGAWAWEKVTRPLRAAGHDVHPVTLTGLGDRVHLAGPRVDLETHIQDIVHTVVYADLREVILVAHSGAGAPVTGAADRIPERVARIVYLDSGPLADGMTQLDAGEPEWNAFVAERVAERGDGIGYPLISWEEQERAGASLEGLDAAAREWFASRATPQPYAAMTQPLKLTGAVDALPKTLVSCSFPLERVHAMIAAGHPFFAALAGPEWSFAELPTGHWPMFSEPDKTAAVLGALAG, encoded by the coding sequence ATGAGCACCTACGTCCTGGTTCCCGGTTTCTGGCTCGGCGCGTGGGCCTGGGAGAAGGTCACCCGTCCGCTGCGTGCCGCGGGGCACGACGTCCACCCGGTCACGCTCACCGGTCTCGGCGACCGGGTGCACCTGGCCGGCCCCCGGGTCGACCTGGAGACCCACATCCAGGACATCGTCCACACCGTCGTCTACGCGGACCTGCGCGAGGTGATCCTCGTGGCGCACAGCGGCGCGGGCGCGCCCGTCACCGGCGCGGCCGACCGGATCCCCGAGCGCGTCGCCCGGATCGTCTACCTCGACAGCGGCCCGCTGGCCGACGGCATGACCCAGCTGGACGCCGGCGAACCCGAGTGGAACGCCTTCGTCGCCGAACGGGTCGCGGAGCGGGGAGACGGGATCGGCTACCCGTTGATCTCCTGGGAGGAGCAGGAGCGCGCCGGTGCCAGCCTGGAGGGGCTGGACGCGGCCGCGCGCGAGTGGTTCGCCTCCCGCGCCACACCGCAGCCGTACGCGGCGATGACCCAGCCGCTGAAGCTCACGGGCGCCGTGGACGCGCTGCCCAAGACACTGGTCTCCTGCTCCTTCCCGCTGGAGCGGGTGCACGCGATGATCGCGGCCGGCCATCCCTTCTTCGCCGCGCTCGCCGGCCCCGAGTGGAGCTTCGCCGAGCTGCCGACCGGCCACTGGCCGATGTTCTCCGAGCCCGACAAGACCGCGGCGGTCCTCGGCGCCCTGGCGGGCTGA